From a region of the Chitinophaga caseinilytica genome:
- a CDS encoding DUF7151 family protein — protein MKFKKLPFCVSLAGMALFFSCGKDGAAGTNGQDGAISLIDIQPLEPGDQCQNGGLVIKSGIDKNGNKQLEAGEIDQVKNICNGNNGGYDKQIIIPIDKFANSQNNFGYGAGKFIQYVNFDISNYKGVDSVVLFAKVAVGNPGKGIFSLYNFTDKEIIGGSEIESNITYSSTMPYYHSGNCFQHFPKKSIVLGICVQHADGATYAEAEGSFLVLYRK, from the coding sequence ATGAAATTTAAGAAACTTCCGTTCTGCGTTAGCCTGGCAGGGATGGCATTGTTCTTTTCTTGCGGTAAAGATGGCGCAGCCGGCACTAATGGGCAAGATGGTGCAATCAGCCTTATCGATATTCAACCACTCGAACCCGGCGATCAATGCCAAAATGGTGGCCTGGTAATTAAATCCGGGATCGATAAAAACGGGAACAAACAACTGGAAGCAGGAGAAATAGACCAGGTGAAAAATATCTGCAATGGAAATAACGGGGGGTACGATAAACAAATTATCATTCCCATCGATAAATTTGCAAATTCCCAAAACAACTTCGGCTATGGTGCCGGTAAGTTCATCCAATATGTCAATTTCGACATATCCAACTACAAAGGTGTTGATTCCGTAGTGCTTTTCGCAAAGGTTGCCGTAGGAAATCCCGGGAAAGGTATCTTTTCGTTATATAATTTTACAGACAAAGAAATCATCGGCGGTAGTGAAATTGAAAGCAATATTACCTATAGCTCAACTATGCCTTATTATCATTCCGGGAACTGTTTTCAGCACTTTCCCAAGAAAAGCATTGTGTTAGGCATATGCGTACAGCATGCAGACGGAGCTACATATGCAGAAGCAGAAGGCAGCTTCTTAGTGTTGTACAGAAAATAG
- a CDS encoding dihydroorotase, translating to MQILLKSATIVSEQSPFNGQRKDILIDNGVITSIADEIAPGNATVINGSGLHVSGGWMDVFAHFCDPGQEYKEDLQSGALAAAAGGFTAVMIVPNTQPAIDTKSQIAYVHSSTRNSVAEVLPVGAITKKLEGASLAEMYEMRDAGAVAFSDGLKPVQSSGLMLKALQYVKAFDGTVIQIPDDTTISGHGLMHEGIHSTRLGMPGKPAIAEEIMLKRDLDLLEYTGSRLHVTAVSTRESIRLIAAAKARGLQVTCSVTPYHLLFTDADMASYDSFLKVNPPLRTQDDVDALRAAVADGTVDCIATHHQPQDWDAKQVEFEYAKPGMIGLETAFAALRAALPELATDRLVKLLSDNPRRIFGQPVSPIAEGAPANLTIFEPETEYTLSDDRFQSKSRNTPFLGKSAKGSVTGIIRQQKSWFRS from the coding sequence ATGCAAATTTTACTGAAAAGCGCGACCATCGTTTCTGAACAATCGCCTTTTAACGGGCAACGAAAAGATATACTGATCGACAATGGCGTGATCACTTCCATCGCCGACGAAATTGCACCGGGGAACGCAACCGTGATCAACGGCAGCGGCCTGCACGTTTCCGGCGGATGGATGGACGTTTTCGCCCATTTCTGCGATCCCGGACAGGAGTACAAGGAAGATCTGCAATCCGGCGCCCTCGCCGCCGCGGCGGGCGGGTTTACGGCCGTCATGATCGTTCCCAATACACAGCCGGCGATCGATACCAAATCGCAGATCGCTTATGTGCACAGTTCCACCCGCAACAGCGTGGCGGAAGTACTGCCCGTCGGCGCCATCACCAAAAAACTGGAAGGCGCTTCCCTCGCGGAAATGTACGAAATGCGCGACGCCGGCGCCGTAGCCTTCTCCGATGGGCTCAAACCTGTGCAGTCGTCGGGCCTCATGCTCAAAGCGCTCCAGTACGTAAAAGCTTTCGACGGCACCGTGATCCAGATCCCTGACGACACCACCATCTCCGGTCACGGCCTCATGCACGAAGGCATCCATTCCACCCGCCTCGGCATGCCCGGCAAACCGGCCATCGCCGAAGAGATCATGCTCAAGCGCGACCTCGACCTCCTCGAATATACCGGCTCCCGCCTCCACGTAACCGCCGTATCCACCCGGGAATCCATCCGCCTCATCGCAGCGGCCAAAGCCCGCGGGTTGCAGGTTACCTGCTCCGTAACACCGTACCACCTGCTGTTCACGGATGCGGACATGGCTTCGTACGACAGCTTCCTGAAAGTGAATCCGCCGCTCCGCACGCAAGACGATGTGGACGCGCTGCGCGCCGCCGTGGCAGACGGTACGGTGGATTGCATCGCTACACACCACCAGCCGCAGGACTGGGACGCCAAACAGGTGGAATTCGAATATGCCAAACCGGGCATGATCGGCCTGGAAACGGCATTCGCCGCGCTACGCGCCGCTTTGCCAGAACTGGCGACGGACCGGCTGGTGAAACTGCTGTCAGACAATCCGAGGCGCATATTCGGTCAACCGGTGTCCCCCATCGCCGAAGGCGCTCCTGCCAACCTTACCATTTTCGAGCCTGAAACGGAATATACGCTGAGCGACGACCGCTTCCAGTCCAAAAGCCGCAACACGCCTTTCCTCGGCAAGTCCGCGAAAGGCAGTGTAACCGGCATCATTCGTCAACAAAAATCCTGGTTCCGGTCATGA
- a CDS encoding glycoside hydrolase family 95 protein: MYLFKRWLCAPLVCLLLATAAYAQNNKAGRIWYTTPANAAVKDNPDGWVSDPEWLKALPVGNGHIGAMVFGDVQRERIQLNEMTLWSGSMDEGDNPEASKYLPQIRELLFQGKYREATELTNKTQITKGKGSGHGNGANVPFGCFQTLGDLWLDFPSRQPYTNYYRELDLMNGIALSRFTQDGVTFTREVFASHPAKALVVRLTASKPGAIHFDVSIDRPERYTTTAKGNALLMEGVMNDGRGGEGMRYKTYVSPVLTGGTVKAADGRLQIRNATAVTLVVTAKTSYRQHYPDFHNPGFATELEAITRAAVATPYAKLKQAHTADFSGMMKRVDFQLDGSTNDIPTDQLLKKNFDTKNEQVLYPLYFQFGRYLLLSSSRAGGLPANLQGIWANKIQTPWNGDYHTDINVQMNYWPAEVANLSESHVPLMDLIAMLSGPGKKTGKIQYGIDGWALHPITNIWGYTSPGESASWGMHIGGGAWIMQHVWEHYAFTRDRAFLAKAYPLLKDASSFYLGWLVKHPKTGKLVSGPSPSPENTFKAPDGSNAQISMGPAHDQQVIYDLFDHTLQSAKILGMPDDEFLAKVADAKANLARPQIGPDGRLMEWAEAFAEVEPLHRHLSHLFAFYPGNEITLHKTPELAQAVRKSLEARGDAGVGWTYAWKIALWARLQDGDRALSILNNQLRPTSATDTRYNDGGGTYHNLFDACPPFQIDGNFGVIAGIAEMLIQSHEDFIELLPALPSAWKDGHVKGLVARGNFVVEMQWKDGKLAKAAILSRSGTPCKVKYGNKIVDVSVKRGQQVQVAQLFQ; the protein is encoded by the coding sequence ATGTATCTGTTTAAAAGATGGCTGTGCGCACCACTCGTCTGCCTCCTGCTGGCCACAGCGGCTTACGCCCAAAACAACAAGGCAGGCAGGATCTGGTACACAACGCCGGCCAATGCGGCCGTCAAAGACAATCCCGACGGCTGGGTAAGCGATCCCGAATGGCTGAAAGCCCTGCCTGTGGGGAACGGGCACATTGGCGCCATGGTATTCGGCGATGTACAGCGGGAACGCATTCAATTGAATGAAATGACATTATGGAGCGGCAGTATGGACGAAGGCGACAACCCCGAAGCGTCGAAGTACCTGCCGCAGATCAGGGAATTGCTTTTCCAGGGAAAATACCGGGAAGCCACGGAACTGACCAATAAGACGCAAATCACGAAAGGCAAGGGTTCCGGCCATGGCAACGGCGCCAATGTGCCGTTCGGTTGCTTCCAGACATTGGGCGACCTCTGGCTCGATTTCCCTTCCCGCCAACCCTATACCAATTATTACCGCGAACTGGACCTCATGAACGGCATCGCCCTTAGCCGGTTCACGCAGGACGGCGTTACCTTCACCCGGGAGGTTTTCGCCAGTCACCCTGCAAAAGCGCTCGTAGTGCGGCTTACGGCCAGCAAGCCCGGCGCCATCCATTTCGATGTTTCCATCGACCGGCCGGAACGATATACCACTACCGCTAAGGGCAATGCCCTTTTGATGGAAGGCGTGATGAACGATGGGCGCGGTGGCGAAGGCATGCGGTACAAAACCTACGTATCGCCCGTACTTACCGGCGGCACGGTAAAAGCGGCCGATGGTCGGCTGCAGATCAGGAACGCCACCGCCGTTACGCTCGTTGTAACCGCCAAAACCAGCTACAGGCAGCATTATCCCGACTTCCACAATCCCGGTTTCGCGACAGAGCTGGAAGCCATTACCCGGGCTGCCGTAGCAACACCTTACGCTAAACTGAAACAGGCGCATACCGCCGATTTCAGCGGGATGATGAAACGGGTGGATTTTCAGTTGGACGGGTCAACGAACGATATCCCCACCGATCAGCTCCTGAAGAAGAACTTCGACACCAAAAATGAGCAGGTGTTATACCCGCTGTACTTCCAGTTCGGGCGCTACCTCCTGCTTTCGTCTTCGCGCGCGGGCGGGCTGCCTGCCAACCTGCAGGGAATCTGGGCCAACAAGATCCAGACGCCATGGAACGGAGATTATCATACAGACATCAACGTGCAGATGAACTACTGGCCGGCGGAAGTCGCCAATTTATCGGAAAGCCACGTTCCGTTAATGGACCTGATCGCCATGCTGTCCGGACCAGGGAAGAAAACCGGCAAAATACAGTATGGCATCGATGGTTGGGCATTGCATCCCATCACCAATATCTGGGGATACACATCTCCCGGCGAATCGGCCAGTTGGGGGATGCATATCGGCGGCGGCGCCTGGATCATGCAGCACGTGTGGGAACATTATGCCTTTACCCGCGACCGCGCCTTCCTCGCAAAGGCGTATCCATTGCTGAAAGACGCGAGCAGTTTTTACCTCGGCTGGCTGGTGAAGCACCCGAAAACAGGGAAACTCGTTTCCGGCCCGTCTCCTTCGCCGGAGAATACCTTCAAAGCGCCCGACGGCTCCAATGCCCAGATCAGTATGGGCCCGGCTCACGACCAGCAGGTGATTTACGATCTCTTCGACCACACCCTGCAGAGCGCCAAAATACTGGGGATGCCCGACGATGAATTCCTGGCGAAAGTAGCCGACGCGAAAGCCAACCTGGCAAGGCCGCAGATCGGTCCGGACGGCCGTTTGATGGAATGGGCGGAGGCTTTTGCAGAAGTGGAACCGCTACACCGGCACCTCTCCCATCTGTTCGCATTTTATCCCGGCAACGAGATCACTTTGCATAAAACGCCCGAACTGGCGCAGGCGGTCAGGAAATCGCTGGAAGCCCGGGGAGACGCGGGCGTTGGCTGGACCTACGCCTGGAAGATCGCGCTGTGGGCCCGCCTCCAGGACGGCGACCGCGCACTTTCCATCCTGAACAACCAATTGCGCCCCACTTCGGCAACCGATACCAGGTACAACGACGGCGGCGGCACCTACCATAACCTGTTCGATGCCTGTCCACCGTTCCAGATAGATGGCAATTTCGGGGTGATCGCGGGCATAGCGGAGATGCTGATACAGAGCCATGAAGATTTCATCGAGCTGTTGCCGGCCTTACCGTCAGCGTGGAAAGATGGGCATGTGAAGGGGCTTGTGGCCCGGGGGAATTTTGTCGTGGAGATGCAATGGAAAGACGGAAAACTGGCGAAAGCGGCAATATTGTCGAGATCAGGCACGCCGTGTAAAGTAAAATACGGTAACAAAATCGTGGACGTATCCGTAAAACGCGGACAGCAAGTGCAGGTTGCGCAACTTTTTCAATAA
- a CDS encoding DUF4199 family protein codes for MKNKTHLRFGLLAAGINFALLLTQHFTGASSNNIFFRIIALGVLVVAVVASCLRFSRDMDHKASFGEVFGTGFRTTAAATVVFAALFMLFAMMMPGYKEQFIQDMIAMGPQANMPETHAEEFERLKQAFPVTVLSGILMLYVLPGTVAALLGAALAKKK; via the coding sequence ATGAAGAACAAAACGCATCTCCGCTTCGGCCTCCTGGCCGCAGGCATCAACTTCGCACTGCTGCTGACGCAACATTTTACCGGCGCCAGCTCCAATAATATCTTTTTCCGCATCATCGCGCTGGGCGTGCTGGTGGTGGCCGTAGTGGCTTCCTGCCTGCGCTTTTCCCGCGATATGGACCACAAAGCCAGCTTCGGTGAGGTTTTCGGCACGGGTTTCCGCACCACTGCCGCCGCCACCGTCGTTTTCGCTGCGCTGTTCATGCTCTTCGCGATGATGATGCCCGGTTACAAGGAACAATTCATCCAGGACATGATCGCCATGGGGCCGCAGGCCAATATGCCTGAAACCCATGCGGAAGAGTTCGAACGGCTGAAACAGGCCTTCCCCGTAACCGTGCTGTCTGGCATCCTCATGTTGTACGTGCTCCCCGGTACTGTTGCCGCTTTGCTGGGAGCCGCCTTAGCCAAAAAGAAATGA
- a CDS encoding glycosyltransferase family 2 protein has translation MKHLDISVIVPLKNEEESLPELAAWIDRVMQANSFSYEVWMVDDGSTDQSWDVIRQLSHENPNVKGIKFQRNYGKSAALNEGFRKAQGRVVITMDADLQDSPDEIPGLYSMIVDDGYDLVSGWKKKRFDNTLTKNLPSKLFNWATVKMSGIKLHDFNCGLKSYRKKVVKTIEVYGEMHRYIPVIAKWSGFRNIGEKVVEHRKRKYGTTKFGLERFINGFLDLASITFVGRFGKRPMHFFGALGTLFFLIGFIIAGYLATAKIFWMQYKMTERPLFFLAMLLLIIGSQLFLTGFIAELVARNAPERNSYLVEEILENED, from the coding sequence ATGAAACACCTGGACATATCCGTAATCGTTCCCTTAAAAAACGAAGAAGAATCACTGCCCGAACTGGCGGCATGGATCGACCGCGTCATGCAAGCCAACAGCTTCTCTTATGAAGTATGGATGGTAGACGACGGGAGCACCGACCAGTCGTGGGACGTGATCCGCCAGCTTTCCCACGAAAACCCGAACGTCAAAGGCATCAAATTCCAGCGCAACTACGGCAAATCGGCCGCGCTCAACGAAGGTTTCCGCAAGGCCCAGGGCCGCGTGGTCATCACGATGGACGCCGATCTGCAAGATTCGCCCGACGAAATCCCCGGCCTCTACAGTATGATCGTAGACGACGGGTACGACCTGGTGAGCGGCTGGAAGAAGAAGCGCTTCGACAACACGCTGACCAAAAACCTCCCTTCGAAGCTCTTCAACTGGGCCACTGTAAAAATGAGCGGCATCAAACTGCATGATTTCAACTGCGGTTTGAAATCGTACCGTAAAAAGGTGGTAAAAACCATCGAAGTATACGGGGAGATGCACCGGTACATTCCCGTGATCGCCAAGTGGAGCGGGTTCCGCAACATCGGCGAAAAAGTGGTGGAGCACCGCAAGCGCAAATACGGCACCACCAAATTCGGGCTGGAGCGCTTCATCAACGGCTTCCTCGACCTCGCGTCCATCACTTTCGTAGGGCGTTTCGGGAAGCGGCCCATGCACTTTTTCGGTGCGCTGGGCACGTTGTTTTTCCTCATCGGGTTCATCATCGCGGGGTACCTGGCCACGGCCAAGATATTCTGGATGCAGTACAAAATGACGGAAAGGCCGCTGTTTTTCCTCGCCATGCTGCTCCTGATCATCGGTTCGCAACTGTTCCTCACGGGGTTCATCGCCGAACTGGTAGCGCGCAACGCGCCGGAGCGCAACTCCTATCTCGTGGAGGAAATCCTTGAAAACGAAGACTGA